From Monomorium pharaonis isolate MP-MQ-018 chromosome 9, ASM1337386v2, whole genome shotgun sequence, the proteins below share one genomic window:
- the LOC105835892 gene encoding myelin regulatory factor-like protein isoform X2, translating into MEFSWALQHQSNDQNGRNHPNDHHEDANIINQVSARRLLSVAGRGDFVGGIDNEALDFSQLEDFINSDSEQPATYFADTLAHNENGGGVVSHGGRIETPTSQPVTQQQPSPRLPSPQMTQAHPVSIACASGTTAVSNNGGYKDPQTYVHPHALPESPPDSGSEPPYSPPGHNDTQHVHSPHQKAALQEILLHHQNNQYSPNLLPPSPRTLPATTTDPLLLTPVLTSHLTSGTSNLSTQPQIGPPLVPLSHEHSSAGINTLYSSLQSAPKKRKLSQDGLIHVKQEPELGTMEHSCSSSSAVLDNDEVTDNNYIDASYQCIRFHPFQQTSWHVLCDHNLKELPVPHYRVDADKGFNFSNSDDAFVCQKKNHFQITCHAQLQGEAVFVRTGEGLKKISGFQLHFYGVKVESPSQTIRVEQSQSDRSKKPFHPVTIELGGERVTKVTVGRLHFSETTSNNMRKKGKPNPDQRYFHLVVGLHAHTADQASYQVVAHASERIIVRASNPGQFESEGTGVGAEGGWQRGAAPDSVYHAGRVGINTDRPDEALVVHGNMKVTGHIVQPSDVRAKQSVQEVDTREQLRNVQQLRVVRYRYAPEFAQHSGLDIKQEDTGVIAQEVQQILPEAVLPAGDIVLPNGQRIENFLVVNKERIFMENVGAVKELCKVTDSLETRIDQLERINKRLAKLKRGDSLKSSSTVSSISGNKYSSSINNKSSLHGKTKRLEREEELLCSNKFIQIIIVILILIMAFCLVAMATLYFLEYQKRSSVEWSAMASNGMLAIGPAHPPTMSTTSNYEHRYNSLLHSTLSPFYTKQGPYTRELDGGLSIKSNSLTTPPPHTKQQLYSQEITWYPMSHPGPQPKHEKNNEFPGNWLSRNGAGVVPSNVDENDQSSDVDSSSANKGPNPLGKPEECSAHFTELESPCQVYCCTAEIHQLEDSQPDHPPEKKSIYHLEQPLSMPHEEKRKLSKGFQNGISPSDPNTQTLVKETNYKYLHKRAKRETGGDWGEVASNAAGSLPPEPRPQLFVVAKNFNTSLDQRYCSPSSPDTPNNISCIVPLSKHMPDTHLTLHFVGMPWYWQIVQQCPFSPNSGIDEAMVCGWSYTMQQPQYIESNNQPGDQSFPLDVAHYLRKTLKFRIPTMQPQENICKSKHDVDYLEFTLHFYRDCEEQ; encoded by the exons ATATTTCGCGGATACCCTTGCCCACAACGAAAATGGAGGTGGAGTGGTGTCTCACGGTGGCCGGATCGAAACACCCACGTCGCAGCCGGTCACCCAACAGCAGCCATCACCGCGTCTACCTTCGCCGCAGATGACGCAGGCTCATCCAGTTTCGATAGCGTGCGCTTCCGGTACCAcggcggtgtccaataatggcGGCTACAAAGATCCGCAGACGTATGTTCACCC ACACGCGCTACCAGAAAGCCCACCGGATAGCGGAAGTGAGCCACCGTACTCACCGCCTGGACATAATGACACTCAACACGTACATTCGCCAC ATCAAAAAGCAGCTCTGCAAGAAATACTTTTGCATCATCAGAACAATCAGTACTCTCCTAATTTGCTACCACCTTCTCCAAGAACGTTACCTGCGACAACAACGGATCCTTTATTGTTAACACCAGTTCTAACATCTCATCTTACATCTGGAACATCGAACCTTTCAACGCAGCCTCAGATAGGGCCACCTTTGGTGCCGTTATCGCATGAACATAGTTCAGCTGGCATTAATACGCTATATTCCTCTCTGCAATCAGCTccaaaaaagagaaaacttAGCCAAGATGGCCTTATACATGTCAAACAG GAACCCGAACTAGGCACCATGGAACACAGTTGTAGCAGCAGTAGCGCAGTGCTGGACAACGACGAAGTCACTGACAACAATTACATCGATGCTAGTTACCAGTGTATTCGGTTCCATCCTTTTCAGCAAACATCTTGGCACGTTCTTTGCGACCATAATCTTAAAGAATTACCGGTACCACATTACAGAGTCGATGCTGACAAAGGATTTAATTTTAGCAATTCGGATGATGCGTTTGTTTGTCAAAAGAAGAATCATTTTCAG ATAACATGTCATGCACAGCTTCAAGGGGAGGCCGTATTTGTTAGGACTGGCGAaggtctaaaaaaaataagcggTTTTCAATTACATTTCTATGGAGTTAAAGTGGAATCTCCATCGCAAACGATTAGAGTCGAGCAAAGTCAGAGCGACAGAAGCAAGAAGCCATTTCATCCTGTAAC AATCGAATTAGGCGGCGAACGCGTTACAAAAGTGACAGTCGGCCGGTTGCACTTTAGCGAAACTACGAGCAATAATATGCGTAAAAAGGGAAAACCAAATCCGGATCAGAGGTATTTCCATTTGGTTGTCGGATTACATGCGCATACCGCGGATCAAGCCAGTTATCAAGTAGTGGCTCACGCATCGGAACGTATAATTGTCAGA GCGAGTAATCCAGGACAGTTTGAATCAGAAGGCACTGGCGTGGGTGCTGAAGGTGGATGGCAGAGAGGAGCAGCTCCAGATAGCGTATATCATGCTGGCAGGGTTGGAATTAATACGGATAGACCGGATGAAGCTCTTGTTGTACATGGCAACATGAAG GTAACTGGGCATATCGTTCAACCCAGCGACGTAAGAGCAAAGCAAAGCGTTCAAGAAGTGGATACACGTGAACAACTACGGAACGTACAACAATTACGCGTTGTTCGTTATCGATACGCTCCGGAATTCGCGCAACATTCGGGTCTAGATATCAAGCAGGAAGATACCGGTGTTATAGCGCAAGAGGTTCAGCAAATTCTACCAGAAGCGGTGCTACCGGCAGGCGATATAGTTCTGCCAAATGGTCAGAGAATTGAAAATTTCTTAGTGGTAAATAAGGAGAGAATATTTATGGAGAATGTTGGTGCTGTTAAGGAATTATGCAAA GTGACAGACAGTCTAGAAACGAGAATAGATCAATTAGAAAGGATAAATAAACGACTAGCAAAATTGAAAAGGGGTGATAGTCTAAAGAGTTCCAGCACAGTATCTAGTATATCAGGCAATAAATATTCATcatctattaataataagtcaTCTTTGCACGGAAAGACAAAAAGACtcgaaagagaggaagaactTCTTtgcagtaataaatttattcaaattattattgttatacttATTCTCATCATGGcattttg TCTAGTTGCAATGGCAACATTATATTTCTTAGAATATCAAAAACGTAGTAGCGTTGAATGGTCTGCCATGGCAAGCAATGGCATGTTAGCTATTGGTCCAGCTCATCCACCGACAATGTCCACTACTTCTAATTATGAGCATCGATATAATTCATTGTTACATAGCACGTTATCTCCTTTCTATACTAAGCAAGGGCCTTACACAAGGGAATTAGATGGAGGATTATCTATCAAAAGTAATTCCCTTACTACGCCACCTCCACATACAAAACAACAATTGTACTCTCAGGAAATAACATGGTATCCTATGAGCCATCCGGGTCCCCAACctaaacatgaaaaaaataa tgAATTTCCGGGAAATTGGCTTAGTAGAAATGGTGCAGGTGTTGTTCCTAGCAATGTGGATGAAAACGATCAAAGCTCAGATGTAGATTCTTCATCTGCTAATAAAGGTCCAAATCCTTTAGGAAAACCTGAAGAATGCTCTGCTCATTTTACTGAGCTCGAAAGTCCATGTCAg GTATATTGTTGCACAGCTGAGATTCATCAATTAGAAGATTCTCAGCCTGATCATCCACCAGAAAAGAAGTCCATTT aTCATTTGGAACAGCCACTAAGTATGCCGCATgaagaaaaacgaaaattaaGTAAAGGTTTCCAAAATGGTATTAGTCCATCTGATCCCAATACTCAAACTCTCGTAAAAGAG ACCAATTACAAGTATTTGCATAAACGAGCAAAACGAGAAACCGGTGGAGATTGGGGAGAAGTCGCTAGCAACGCTGCAGGATCATTGCCACCAGAACCTAGACCACAATTATTTGTAGtagcaaaaaatttcaatacgTCTTTAGATCAAAGATATTGCTCTCCATCATCACCAGATACACCCAACAACATTAGTTGCATTGTGCCTTTATCGAAACATATGCCAGATACGCatttaacattacattttGT CGGTATGCCATGGTATTGGCAAATTGTGCAACAATGTCCCTTTTCACCAAACTCTGGTATAGACGAAGCAATGGTGTGTGGTTGGAGTTATACTATGCAACAACCTCAGTATATTGAAAGTAATAATCAACCAGGTGATCAATCCTTTCCACTCGATGTTGCGCATTATCTTAGGAAAACTTTAAAGTTTCGAATACCTACGATGCAACCTCAAgag aataTTTGCAAAAGTAAGCATGATGTCGACTATTTGGAGTTTACATTGCACTTTTATCGAGACTGCGAAGAACAATGA
- the LOC105835892 gene encoding myelin regulatory factor-like protein isoform X3 produces the protein MDVIGDGDEQTLQAILGRGDFVGGIDNEALDFSQLEDFINSDSEQPATYFADTLAHNENGGGVVSHGGRIETPTSQPVTQQQPSPRLPSPQMTQAHPVSIACASGTTAVSNNGGYKDPQTYVHPHALPESPPDSGSEPPYSPPGHNDTQHVHSPHQKAALQEILLHHQNNQYSPNLLPPSPRTLPATTTDPLLLTPVLTSHLTSGTSNLSTQPQIGPPLVPLSHEHSSAGINTLYSSLQSAPKKRKLSQDGLIHVKQEPELGTMEHSCSSSSAVLDNDEVTDNNYIDASYQCIRFHPFQQTSWHVLCDHNLKELPVPHYRVDADKGFNFSNSDDAFVCQKKNHFQITCHAQLQGEAVFVRTGEGLKKISGFQLHFYGVKVESPSQTIRVEQSQSDRSKKPFHPVTIELGGERVTKVTVGRLHFSETTSNNMRKKGKPNPDQRYFHLVVGLHAHTADQASYQVVAHASERIIVRASNPGQFESEGTGVGAEGGWQRGAAPDSVYHAGRVGINTDRPDEALVVHGNMKVTGHIVQPSDVRAKQSVQEVDTREQLRNVQQLRVVRYRYAPEFAQHSGLDIKQEDTGVIAQEVQQILPEAVLPAGDIVLPNGQRIENFLVVNKERIFMENVGAVKELCKVTDSLETRIDQLERINKRLAKLKRGDSLKSSSTVSSISGNKYSSSINNKSSLHGKTKRLEREEELLCSNKFIQIIIVILILIMAFCLVAMATLYFLEYQKRSSVEWSAMASNGMLAIGPAHPPTMSTTSNYEHRYNSLLHSTLSPFYTKQGPYTRELDGGLSIKSNSLTTPPPHTKQQLYSQEITWYPMSHPGPQPKHEKNNEFPGNWLSRNGAGVVPSNVDENDQSSDVDSSSANKGPNPLGKPEECSAHFTELESPCQVYCCTAEIHQLEDSQPDHPPEKKSISDHLEQPLSMPHEEKRKLSKGFQNGISPSDPNTQTLVKETNYKYLHKRAKRETGGDWGEVASNAAGSLPPEPRPQLFVVAKNFNTSLDQRYCSPSSPDTPNNISCIVPLSKHMPDTHLTLHFVGMPWYWQIVQQCPFSPNSGIDEAMVCGWSYTMQQPQYIESNNQPGDQSFPLDVAHYLRKTLKFRIPTMQPQENICKSKHDVDYLEFTLHFYRDCEEQ, from the exons ATATTTCGCGGATACCCTTGCCCACAACGAAAATGGAGGTGGAGTGGTGTCTCACGGTGGCCGGATCGAAACACCCACGTCGCAGCCGGTCACCCAACAGCAGCCATCACCGCGTCTACCTTCGCCGCAGATGACGCAGGCTCATCCAGTTTCGATAGCGTGCGCTTCCGGTACCAcggcggtgtccaataatggcGGCTACAAAGATCCGCAGACGTATGTTCACCC ACACGCGCTACCAGAAAGCCCACCGGATAGCGGAAGTGAGCCACCGTACTCACCGCCTGGACATAATGACACTCAACACGTACATTCGCCAC ATCAAAAAGCAGCTCTGCAAGAAATACTTTTGCATCATCAGAACAATCAGTACTCTCCTAATTTGCTACCACCTTCTCCAAGAACGTTACCTGCGACAACAACGGATCCTTTATTGTTAACACCAGTTCTAACATCTCATCTTACATCTGGAACATCGAACCTTTCAACGCAGCCTCAGATAGGGCCACCTTTGGTGCCGTTATCGCATGAACATAGTTCAGCTGGCATTAATACGCTATATTCCTCTCTGCAATCAGCTccaaaaaagagaaaacttAGCCAAGATGGCCTTATACATGTCAAACAG GAACCCGAACTAGGCACCATGGAACACAGTTGTAGCAGCAGTAGCGCAGTGCTGGACAACGACGAAGTCACTGACAACAATTACATCGATGCTAGTTACCAGTGTATTCGGTTCCATCCTTTTCAGCAAACATCTTGGCACGTTCTTTGCGACCATAATCTTAAAGAATTACCGGTACCACATTACAGAGTCGATGCTGACAAAGGATTTAATTTTAGCAATTCGGATGATGCGTTTGTTTGTCAAAAGAAGAATCATTTTCAG ATAACATGTCATGCACAGCTTCAAGGGGAGGCCGTATTTGTTAGGACTGGCGAaggtctaaaaaaaataagcggTTTTCAATTACATTTCTATGGAGTTAAAGTGGAATCTCCATCGCAAACGATTAGAGTCGAGCAAAGTCAGAGCGACAGAAGCAAGAAGCCATTTCATCCTGTAAC AATCGAATTAGGCGGCGAACGCGTTACAAAAGTGACAGTCGGCCGGTTGCACTTTAGCGAAACTACGAGCAATAATATGCGTAAAAAGGGAAAACCAAATCCGGATCAGAGGTATTTCCATTTGGTTGTCGGATTACATGCGCATACCGCGGATCAAGCCAGTTATCAAGTAGTGGCTCACGCATCGGAACGTATAATTGTCAGA GCGAGTAATCCAGGACAGTTTGAATCAGAAGGCACTGGCGTGGGTGCTGAAGGTGGATGGCAGAGAGGAGCAGCTCCAGATAGCGTATATCATGCTGGCAGGGTTGGAATTAATACGGATAGACCGGATGAAGCTCTTGTTGTACATGGCAACATGAAG GTAACTGGGCATATCGTTCAACCCAGCGACGTAAGAGCAAAGCAAAGCGTTCAAGAAGTGGATACACGTGAACAACTACGGAACGTACAACAATTACGCGTTGTTCGTTATCGATACGCTCCGGAATTCGCGCAACATTCGGGTCTAGATATCAAGCAGGAAGATACCGGTGTTATAGCGCAAGAGGTTCAGCAAATTCTACCAGAAGCGGTGCTACCGGCAGGCGATATAGTTCTGCCAAATGGTCAGAGAATTGAAAATTTCTTAGTGGTAAATAAGGAGAGAATATTTATGGAGAATGTTGGTGCTGTTAAGGAATTATGCAAA GTGACAGACAGTCTAGAAACGAGAATAGATCAATTAGAAAGGATAAATAAACGACTAGCAAAATTGAAAAGGGGTGATAGTCTAAAGAGTTCCAGCACAGTATCTAGTATATCAGGCAATAAATATTCATcatctattaataataagtcaTCTTTGCACGGAAAGACAAAAAGACtcgaaagagaggaagaactTCTTtgcagtaataaatttattcaaattattattgttatacttATTCTCATCATGGcattttg TCTAGTTGCAATGGCAACATTATATTTCTTAGAATATCAAAAACGTAGTAGCGTTGAATGGTCTGCCATGGCAAGCAATGGCATGTTAGCTATTGGTCCAGCTCATCCACCGACAATGTCCACTACTTCTAATTATGAGCATCGATATAATTCATTGTTACATAGCACGTTATCTCCTTTCTATACTAAGCAAGGGCCTTACACAAGGGAATTAGATGGAGGATTATCTATCAAAAGTAATTCCCTTACTACGCCACCTCCACATACAAAACAACAATTGTACTCTCAGGAAATAACATGGTATCCTATGAGCCATCCGGGTCCCCAACctaaacatgaaaaaaataa tgAATTTCCGGGAAATTGGCTTAGTAGAAATGGTGCAGGTGTTGTTCCTAGCAATGTGGATGAAAACGATCAAAGCTCAGATGTAGATTCTTCATCTGCTAATAAAGGTCCAAATCCTTTAGGAAAACCTGAAGAATGCTCTGCTCATTTTACTGAGCTCGAAAGTCCATGTCAg GTATATTGTTGCACAGCTGAGATTCATCAATTAGAAGATTCTCAGCCTGATCATCCACCAGAAAAGAAGTCCATTT cagaTCATTTGGAACAGCCACTAAGTATGCCGCATgaagaaaaacgaaaattaaGTAAAGGTTTCCAAAATGGTATTAGTCCATCTGATCCCAATACTCAAACTCTCGTAAAAGAG ACCAATTACAAGTATTTGCATAAACGAGCAAAACGAGAAACCGGTGGAGATTGGGGAGAAGTCGCTAGCAACGCTGCAGGATCATTGCCACCAGAACCTAGACCACAATTATTTGTAGtagcaaaaaatttcaatacgTCTTTAGATCAAAGATATTGCTCTCCATCATCACCAGATACACCCAACAACATTAGTTGCATTGTGCCTTTATCGAAACATATGCCAGATACGCatttaacattacattttGT CGGTATGCCATGGTATTGGCAAATTGTGCAACAATGTCCCTTTTCACCAAACTCTGGTATAGACGAAGCAATGGTGTGTGGTTGGAGTTATACTATGCAACAACCTCAGTATATTGAAAGTAATAATCAACCAGGTGATCAATCCTTTCCACTCGATGTTGCGCATTATCTTAGGAAAACTTTAAAGTTTCGAATACCTACGATGCAACCTCAAgag aataTTTGCAAAAGTAAGCATGATGTCGACTATTTGGAGTTTACATTGCACTTTTATCGAGACTGCGAAGAACAATGA
- the LOC105835892 gene encoding myelin regulatory factor-like protein isoform X1 has protein sequence MEFSWALQHQSNDQNGRNHPNDHHEDANIINQVSARRLLSVAGRGDFVGGIDNEALDFSQLEDFINSDSEQPATYFADTLAHNENGGGVVSHGGRIETPTSQPVTQQQPSPRLPSPQMTQAHPVSIACASGTTAVSNNGGYKDPQTYVHPHALPESPPDSGSEPPYSPPGHNDTQHVHSPHQKAALQEILLHHQNNQYSPNLLPPSPRTLPATTTDPLLLTPVLTSHLTSGTSNLSTQPQIGPPLVPLSHEHSSAGINTLYSSLQSAPKKRKLSQDGLIHVKQEPELGTMEHSCSSSSAVLDNDEVTDNNYIDASYQCIRFHPFQQTSWHVLCDHNLKELPVPHYRVDADKGFNFSNSDDAFVCQKKNHFQITCHAQLQGEAVFVRTGEGLKKISGFQLHFYGVKVESPSQTIRVEQSQSDRSKKPFHPVTIELGGERVTKVTVGRLHFSETTSNNMRKKGKPNPDQRYFHLVVGLHAHTADQASYQVVAHASERIIVRASNPGQFESEGTGVGAEGGWQRGAAPDSVYHAGRVGINTDRPDEALVVHGNMKVTGHIVQPSDVRAKQSVQEVDTREQLRNVQQLRVVRYRYAPEFAQHSGLDIKQEDTGVIAQEVQQILPEAVLPAGDIVLPNGQRIENFLVVNKERIFMENVGAVKELCKVTDSLETRIDQLERINKRLAKLKRGDSLKSSSTVSSISGNKYSSSINNKSSLHGKTKRLEREEELLCSNKFIQIIIVILILIMAFCLVAMATLYFLEYQKRSSVEWSAMASNGMLAIGPAHPPTMSTTSNYEHRYNSLLHSTLSPFYTKQGPYTRELDGGLSIKSNSLTTPPPHTKQQLYSQEITWYPMSHPGPQPKHEKNNEFPGNWLSRNGAGVVPSNVDENDQSSDVDSSSANKGPNPLGKPEECSAHFTELESPCQVYCCTAEIHQLEDSQPDHPPEKKSISDHLEQPLSMPHEEKRKLSKGFQNGISPSDPNTQTLVKETNYKYLHKRAKRETGGDWGEVASNAAGSLPPEPRPQLFVVAKNFNTSLDQRYCSPSSPDTPNNISCIVPLSKHMPDTHLTLHFVGMPWYWQIVQQCPFSPNSGIDEAMVCGWSYTMQQPQYIESNNQPGDQSFPLDVAHYLRKTLKFRIPTMQPQENICKSKHDVDYLEFTLHFYRDCEEQ, from the exons ATATTTCGCGGATACCCTTGCCCACAACGAAAATGGAGGTGGAGTGGTGTCTCACGGTGGCCGGATCGAAACACCCACGTCGCAGCCGGTCACCCAACAGCAGCCATCACCGCGTCTACCTTCGCCGCAGATGACGCAGGCTCATCCAGTTTCGATAGCGTGCGCTTCCGGTACCAcggcggtgtccaataatggcGGCTACAAAGATCCGCAGACGTATGTTCACCC ACACGCGCTACCAGAAAGCCCACCGGATAGCGGAAGTGAGCCACCGTACTCACCGCCTGGACATAATGACACTCAACACGTACATTCGCCAC ATCAAAAAGCAGCTCTGCAAGAAATACTTTTGCATCATCAGAACAATCAGTACTCTCCTAATTTGCTACCACCTTCTCCAAGAACGTTACCTGCGACAACAACGGATCCTTTATTGTTAACACCAGTTCTAACATCTCATCTTACATCTGGAACATCGAACCTTTCAACGCAGCCTCAGATAGGGCCACCTTTGGTGCCGTTATCGCATGAACATAGTTCAGCTGGCATTAATACGCTATATTCCTCTCTGCAATCAGCTccaaaaaagagaaaacttAGCCAAGATGGCCTTATACATGTCAAACAG GAACCCGAACTAGGCACCATGGAACACAGTTGTAGCAGCAGTAGCGCAGTGCTGGACAACGACGAAGTCACTGACAACAATTACATCGATGCTAGTTACCAGTGTATTCGGTTCCATCCTTTTCAGCAAACATCTTGGCACGTTCTTTGCGACCATAATCTTAAAGAATTACCGGTACCACATTACAGAGTCGATGCTGACAAAGGATTTAATTTTAGCAATTCGGATGATGCGTTTGTTTGTCAAAAGAAGAATCATTTTCAG ATAACATGTCATGCACAGCTTCAAGGGGAGGCCGTATTTGTTAGGACTGGCGAaggtctaaaaaaaataagcggTTTTCAATTACATTTCTATGGAGTTAAAGTGGAATCTCCATCGCAAACGATTAGAGTCGAGCAAAGTCAGAGCGACAGAAGCAAGAAGCCATTTCATCCTGTAAC AATCGAATTAGGCGGCGAACGCGTTACAAAAGTGACAGTCGGCCGGTTGCACTTTAGCGAAACTACGAGCAATAATATGCGTAAAAAGGGAAAACCAAATCCGGATCAGAGGTATTTCCATTTGGTTGTCGGATTACATGCGCATACCGCGGATCAAGCCAGTTATCAAGTAGTGGCTCACGCATCGGAACGTATAATTGTCAGA GCGAGTAATCCAGGACAGTTTGAATCAGAAGGCACTGGCGTGGGTGCTGAAGGTGGATGGCAGAGAGGAGCAGCTCCAGATAGCGTATATCATGCTGGCAGGGTTGGAATTAATACGGATAGACCGGATGAAGCTCTTGTTGTACATGGCAACATGAAG GTAACTGGGCATATCGTTCAACCCAGCGACGTAAGAGCAAAGCAAAGCGTTCAAGAAGTGGATACACGTGAACAACTACGGAACGTACAACAATTACGCGTTGTTCGTTATCGATACGCTCCGGAATTCGCGCAACATTCGGGTCTAGATATCAAGCAGGAAGATACCGGTGTTATAGCGCAAGAGGTTCAGCAAATTCTACCAGAAGCGGTGCTACCGGCAGGCGATATAGTTCTGCCAAATGGTCAGAGAATTGAAAATTTCTTAGTGGTAAATAAGGAGAGAATATTTATGGAGAATGTTGGTGCTGTTAAGGAATTATGCAAA GTGACAGACAGTCTAGAAACGAGAATAGATCAATTAGAAAGGATAAATAAACGACTAGCAAAATTGAAAAGGGGTGATAGTCTAAAGAGTTCCAGCACAGTATCTAGTATATCAGGCAATAAATATTCATcatctattaataataagtcaTCTTTGCACGGAAAGACAAAAAGACtcgaaagagaggaagaactTCTTtgcagtaataaatttattcaaattattattgttatacttATTCTCATCATGGcattttg TCTAGTTGCAATGGCAACATTATATTTCTTAGAATATCAAAAACGTAGTAGCGTTGAATGGTCTGCCATGGCAAGCAATGGCATGTTAGCTATTGGTCCAGCTCATCCACCGACAATGTCCACTACTTCTAATTATGAGCATCGATATAATTCATTGTTACATAGCACGTTATCTCCTTTCTATACTAAGCAAGGGCCTTACACAAGGGAATTAGATGGAGGATTATCTATCAAAAGTAATTCCCTTACTACGCCACCTCCACATACAAAACAACAATTGTACTCTCAGGAAATAACATGGTATCCTATGAGCCATCCGGGTCCCCAACctaaacatgaaaaaaataa tgAATTTCCGGGAAATTGGCTTAGTAGAAATGGTGCAGGTGTTGTTCCTAGCAATGTGGATGAAAACGATCAAAGCTCAGATGTAGATTCTTCATCTGCTAATAAAGGTCCAAATCCTTTAGGAAAACCTGAAGAATGCTCTGCTCATTTTACTGAGCTCGAAAGTCCATGTCAg GTATATTGTTGCACAGCTGAGATTCATCAATTAGAAGATTCTCAGCCTGATCATCCACCAGAAAAGAAGTCCATTT cagaTCATTTGGAACAGCCACTAAGTATGCCGCATgaagaaaaacgaaaattaaGTAAAGGTTTCCAAAATGGTATTAGTCCATCTGATCCCAATACTCAAACTCTCGTAAAAGAG ACCAATTACAAGTATTTGCATAAACGAGCAAAACGAGAAACCGGTGGAGATTGGGGAGAAGTCGCTAGCAACGCTGCAGGATCATTGCCACCAGAACCTAGACCACAATTATTTGTAGtagcaaaaaatttcaatacgTCTTTAGATCAAAGATATTGCTCTCCATCATCACCAGATACACCCAACAACATTAGTTGCATTGTGCCTTTATCGAAACATATGCCAGATACGCatttaacattacattttGT CGGTATGCCATGGTATTGGCAAATTGTGCAACAATGTCCCTTTTCACCAAACTCTGGTATAGACGAAGCAATGGTGTGTGGTTGGAGTTATACTATGCAACAACCTCAGTATATTGAAAGTAATAATCAACCAGGTGATCAATCCTTTCCACTCGATGTTGCGCATTATCTTAGGAAAACTTTAAAGTTTCGAATACCTACGATGCAACCTCAAgag aataTTTGCAAAAGTAAGCATGATGTCGACTATTTGGAGTTTACATTGCACTTTTATCGAGACTGCGAAGAACAATGA